The DNA segment TTTCGCCGGGCCTCCCCTTCAGCCGGAACATCACCCATTCCCCCTTCATCCGTTCACCTTCGAGGGTGAAGTGAAGATGGCCTTCCTCAATCGTCTTTGCCGGGTCCTTGCCGGGTTCGGGAATCCATCGCCCGCGGTCCCACAGCATCACCGTGCCGCCGCCATATTCCCCCTTGGGAATGACTCCTTCGAACTCACCATAGTCGAGCGGATGGTCTTCGGTCCGGACCGCCAGCCGCTTGTCGTCAGGGTCGATCGACGGCCCCTTGGGAACCGCCCAGCTTTTCAGCACGCCGTCGAGTTCGAGCCGGAAATCCCAGTGAAGTCGCGACGCCTCATGCTTCTGGACGACGAAACGGTCACCCTTGCCGCTGAGCTTGCGGCCGCGCGGCTCCTTGGTCCGGCTGAAGTCCCGCTTCTCGTTATAAGTGTCGATATCCAGGCGTGATCGCGCCATGTCAGGCCCGCTTGCGCGCTGGCGCCTTCTTGGCCGTTGACCGGCGCCCCGTAGGCTTCGACGAGCCCTTCTTCACCCCTGCCTTGGGCTTGTCACCGTCACCGATGCTCTTCTTGAGCGCCGCCATCAGGTCGATGACGTTCGAGCCCTTTGACGCGGTGTCGGCCTCGTCGTCCTGGATGACCCGCTTGCCCTTCTTTTTCTGCTTCTCGGCGATCAGCTTCCTGAGCGCTTCGATATAGCGGTTCTCAAACTCGGCGGCGTCGAAGTCGCTGGCTTTCTTCTCGATAAGGGCCTCGGCCAGTTCGAGCAGGTCGGTATCGGGTTTCGCATCGCCGATTTCACGGAAGTAGCCCGAAGCCCGGTGCACTTCGTCGGCGTAGCGCAGGGTTTCGAGCACCATCCCGCGACCGCAAGGCTTCAGGCTGACGACATATTCCTGTCCGCGCATCGCCAACTGGCCGATGCCGACCTTCTTGGTCCGCTTGAGCGCTTCACGGAGCACGATGAACGCCTCTTCGGCCAGGTCGTCCGCGGGCGCC comes from the Sphingomonas xanthus genome and includes:
- a CDS encoding Ku protein — translated: MAARPSWRGQIRLALVAIPVEIYPATRAGKSIAFHQVHEPSGQRVRYEKVVPGIGPVDRDEILKGYEVSKGEYVLLDPEEIEKVKLESRKTLELTQFVDLADIDPIYYDKPYYVAPADDLAEEAFIVLREALKRTKKVGIGQLAMRGQEYVVSLKPCGRGMVLETLRYADEVHRASGYFREIGDAKPDTDLLELAEALIEKKASDFDAAEFENRYIEALRKLIAEKQKKKGKRVIQDDEADTASKGSNVIDLMAALKKSIGDGDKPKAGVKKGSSKPTGRRSTAKKAPARKRA